In one window of Burkholderia cenocepacia DNA:
- a CDS encoding PAAR domain-containing protein: protein MFTFTFHIPSCRATFRLTNANEWTGITIFYAVVEDDPLDSGGYVLDGGKCGTIVGDDGKRRKIAFVGQRAWCSTCESVGTIEAAPGAPSEKRLRDFTSAGRVQALSNDWVRCRCEHPPRIISRYGRKWKIDASDCDLRMASELVTTDMLTATTQFVYNDCFILRDATGAPLSDVAYALQRDTGAFEYGRTDTRGQTHLLASTSRAENITIHLAE from the coding sequence TTGTTTACATTTACCTTTCATATTCCGTCGTGCCGTGCTACGTTCCGCCTGACAAACGCGAACGAGTGGACTGGCATAACTATTTTTTACGCGGTAGTTGAAGACGATCCGCTGGACAGCGGCGGCTACGTACTCGATGGCGGTAAGTGCGGAACGATCGTAGGTGACGACGGCAAACGCCGGAAAATCGCGTTCGTCGGACAACGCGCGTGGTGCAGCACATGCGAGAGCGTCGGGACAATTGAAGCGGCCCCCGGCGCGCCGAGCGAAAAGCGTCTGCGCGACTTCACTTCCGCGGGACGCGTTCAAGCCTTGAGCAACGATTGGGTCAGATGTCGCTGTGAGCATCCTCCTCGCATCATTTCCCGATATGGCCGCAAATGGAAAATAGACGCTTCGGATTGCGACCTCCGGATGGCATCCGAACTCGTCACAACAGATATGCTCACGGCAACGACTCAGTTCGTCTATAACGATTGCTTCATTCTTCGGGACGCCACGGGCGCCCCTCTGAGCGACGTCGCTTATGCATTGCAGCGAGACACCGGGGCGTTTGAATACGGACGAACGGACACACGTGGACAAACTCACCTGCTCGCGTCCACTTCGCGGGCCGAAAACATCACGATCCACCTCGCGGAATAA
- a CDS encoding trimeric intracellular cation channel family protein translates to MPHPRLTLAIAILEAIATLAFAISGFIEARKNRLDSVGTFVVALATAFGGGTLRDILLERRPFYWVVHDDYVIAIFVLALFAPFVLRMLSRLSAERLLLIADAIGLGIFSISGTSIALDAEMPRFIAVMMGVITGVVGGIVRDVLCNDIPLILRDSRPYATCAFVGCWFYLLLVWLQFDSVYSVLLATGFILVARLATFKFDVRLPH, encoded by the coding sequence GTGCCGCATCCTAGGCTGACGCTCGCGATCGCGATACTGGAAGCGATCGCCACGCTGGCCTTCGCGATTTCGGGGTTCATCGAGGCGCGCAAGAACCGCCTCGACTCGGTCGGCACGTTCGTCGTCGCGCTCGCGACCGCGTTCGGCGGCGGCACGCTGCGCGACATCCTGCTCGAGCGCCGGCCGTTCTACTGGGTCGTGCACGACGACTACGTGATCGCGATCTTCGTGCTCGCGCTGTTCGCACCGTTCGTGCTGCGGATGCTGTCGCGGCTGTCGGCCGAACGGCTGCTGCTGATCGCCGATGCGATCGGGCTCGGCATCTTCAGCATCTCGGGCACGTCGATCGCGCTCGACGCCGAGATGCCGCGCTTCATCGCGGTGATGATGGGCGTGATCACCGGCGTGGTCGGCGGGATCGTCCGCGACGTGCTGTGCAACGACATCCCGCTGATCCTGCGCGATTCGCGGCCGTACGCGACCTGCGCGTTCGTCGGCTGCTGGTTCTACCTGCTGCTCGTGTGGCTGCAGTTCGACTCGGTGTACAGCGTGCTGCTCGCGACCGGCTTCATCCTCGTCGCGCGGCTCGCTACGTTCAAGTTCGACGTGCGGTTGCCGCATTGA
- a CDS encoding Smr/MutS family protein, producing MAKNQPHPSDPAKRKIAARPVTPAPEAPPPVPDAAALRGQGLAGLGALRKSLQGEADRRERARIETAQAERKAEADANLFRNEIGTIRPLNAPPRASSGRMPPDPVPKQTQRDEEAVLNATLSDEFDPETLLDSDDSLYYHRPGISRDVVRKLRSGAWIVQAQIDLHGMRRDEARDALAEFIREAGKKGLRCLRVIHGKGLGSIGKEPVLKGKVRAWLVQKEEVIAFCEARGHDGGAGAVLVLLQPHAAPTDRGPRAAS from the coding sequence ATGGCGAAGAACCAGCCCCATCCGAGCGATCCCGCGAAGCGGAAGATCGCTGCCCGTCCCGTGACCCCGGCGCCCGAGGCGCCGCCGCCCGTGCCCGACGCGGCCGCGTTGCGCGGCCAGGGCCTCGCAGGCCTCGGCGCGTTGCGCAAGTCACTGCAAGGCGAAGCCGACCGTCGCGAACGCGCGCGTATCGAAACCGCGCAGGCCGAGCGCAAGGCGGAGGCCGACGCGAACCTGTTCCGCAACGAAATCGGCACGATCCGGCCGCTGAACGCGCCGCCGCGCGCGTCGTCGGGCCGCATGCCGCCCGACCCGGTGCCGAAGCAGACGCAGCGCGACGAGGAAGCCGTGCTGAACGCGACGCTATCCGACGAATTCGATCCCGAGACGCTGCTCGACAGCGACGACTCGCTGTATTACCACCGTCCCGGCATCAGCCGCGACGTCGTGCGCAAGCTGCGTAGCGGCGCGTGGATCGTGCAGGCGCAGATCGACCTGCACGGCATGCGGCGCGACGAGGCGCGCGATGCGCTCGCCGAATTCATCCGCGAAGCCGGCAAGAAAGGGCTGCGCTGCCTGCGCGTGATCCACGGCAAGGGGCTCGGCTCGATCGGCAAGGAACCGGTGCTGAAGGGCAAGGTGCGCGCGTGGCTCGTGCAGAAAGAGGAAGTGATCGCGTTCTGCGAGGCGCGCGGCCACGACGGCGGCGCGGGCGCGGTGCTCGTGCTGCTGCAGCCGCACGCGGCGCCGACCGACCGGGGGCCGCGTGCCGCATCCTAG
- the trxB gene encoding thioredoxin-disulfide reductase, translating into MSTPKHAKVLILGSGPAGYTAAVYAARANLSPVLITGIAQGGQLMTTTDVENWPADAKGVQGPELMARFQEHAERFNTEIVFDHIHTAKLHERPIRLIGDSGEYTCDSLIIATGASAQYLGLPSEEAFMGKGVSACATCDGFFYRNQEVAVIGGGNTAVEEALYLTGIAKKVTVIHRRDKFRAEPILIDRLLEKQKEGVVDIKWDHVLDEVTGEESGVTGLRIKNVKTGATEDLLVQGVFVAIGHKPNTDLFQGQLEMKDGYILTKSGLQGNATSTSVPGVFAAGDVQDNVYRQAITSAGTGCMAALDAQRYLESLHDKK; encoded by the coding sequence ATGTCCACGCCCAAACACGCCAAAGTCCTGATTCTCGGTTCCGGCCCCGCCGGCTACACGGCCGCCGTCTACGCGGCACGCGCCAACCTGTCCCCGGTGCTGATCACCGGCATCGCGCAGGGCGGCCAGCTGATGACCACGACCGACGTCGAAAACTGGCCGGCTGACGCGAAAGGCGTGCAAGGTCCGGAGCTGATGGCGCGCTTCCAGGAGCACGCGGAGCGCTTCAACACCGAAATCGTGTTCGACCACATCCATACCGCGAAACTGCATGAGCGGCCGATCCGCCTGATCGGCGACTCGGGCGAATACACGTGCGATTCGCTGATCATCGCGACCGGCGCGTCCGCGCAGTATCTCGGCCTGCCGTCCGAGGAAGCGTTCATGGGCAAGGGCGTGTCGGCCTGCGCGACCTGCGACGGTTTCTTCTATCGCAACCAGGAAGTCGCGGTGATCGGCGGCGGCAACACGGCCGTCGAGGAAGCGCTCTACCTGACCGGCATCGCGAAGAAGGTCACGGTGATCCACCGCCGCGACAAGTTCCGCGCGGAGCCGATCCTGATCGACCGCCTGCTGGAGAAGCAAAAGGAAGGCGTCGTCGACATCAAGTGGGATCACGTGCTCGACGAGGTGACGGGCGAGGAGTCCGGCGTCACGGGCCTGCGCATCAAGAACGTGAAGACCGGCGCGACGGAAGACCTGCTCGTACAGGGCGTGTTCGTCGCGATCGGCCACAAGCCGAACACCGATCTGTTCCAGGGCCAGCTCGAGATGAAGGACGGCTACATCCTGACGAAGAGCGGCCTGCAAGGCAATGCGACGTCGACGAGCGTGCCGGGCGTGTTCGCCGCGGGCGACGTGCAGGACAACGTGTACCGCCAGGCGATCACCAGCGCGGGCACCGGCTGCATGGCCGCGCTCGACGCGCAGCGCTACCTCGAAAGCCTGCACGACAAGAAGTAA
- a CDS encoding DNA translocase FtsK has product MAKAPYSAPAQALPHRMSKLLTEIRWILQVALCAFLVMALLSYSRRDPSWTHAAQVDHISNWAGRVGAWTADIILLLFGLSAYWLIVPLGRRIAVNYRRITRHEAIPDEPERPIGWLTEIFAFVLVVLACDGIEALRMWSLKVQLPRAPGGVVGEAVAGAMSHAFGFTGGTLLLLIALAIGLSLYFRFSWLSVAERVGGAILSAVNVAKLRREAERDRKLGEAAAVRREGKVEEERVRIEDHEPVTIVPPVVTPAKSERVERERQVPLFTDLPGDSTLPPVSLLDPAPKTQEAISADTLEFTSRLIEKKLKDFGVEASVVAAYPGPVVTRYEIEPATGVKGSQIVNLAKDLARSLSLVSIRVVETIPGKNYMALELPNQRRQTVHLSEIIGSEVYAAASSALTLSLGKDIGGKPVCADLAKMPHLLVAGTTGSGKSVGINAMILSLLYKATAEQVRLILIDPKMLEMSVYEGIPHLLCPVVTDMRQAGHALNWTVAEMERRYKLMSKLGVRNLAGYNNKIDEAAKREEKIPNPFSLTPDDPEPLGRLPNIVVVIDELADLMMVVGKKVEELIARIAQKARAAGIHLILATQRPSVDVITGLIKANVPTRIAFQVSSKIDSRTILDQMGAESLLGMGDMLYLPPGSGLPVRVHGAFVADDEVHRVVEKLKEQGEPNYVEGLLEGGTADGDEGSAGAGTGEGGGESDPLYDQAVEIVIKNRRASISLVQRHLRIGYNRAARLLEQMEQSGLVSAMSSSGNREILVPARDAE; this is encoded by the coding sequence ATGGCAAAAGCTCCTTATTCCGCCCCGGCACAGGCGTTGCCGCACCGGATGTCGAAGCTCCTCACGGAGATCCGCTGGATTCTCCAGGTCGCGCTCTGCGCCTTTCTGGTGATGGCCCTGCTGAGCTACAGCCGGCGCGATCCGAGCTGGACGCACGCCGCCCAGGTCGATCACATCTCGAACTGGGCCGGCCGCGTCGGCGCGTGGACGGCCGACATCATCCTGCTGCTGTTCGGCTTGTCCGCCTACTGGCTGATCGTGCCGCTCGGGCGGCGCATCGCCGTCAACTACCGCCGCATCACGCGCCACGAGGCGATTCCCGACGAACCGGAGCGGCCGATCGGCTGGCTTACCGAAATCTTTGCGTTCGTGCTGGTCGTGCTCGCCTGTGACGGCATCGAGGCGCTGCGCATGTGGTCGCTGAAGGTGCAGCTGCCGCGTGCGCCGGGCGGCGTCGTCGGCGAGGCCGTCGCGGGCGCGATGTCGCATGCGTTCGGCTTCACGGGCGGCACGCTGCTGCTGCTGATCGCGCTCGCGATCGGCCTGTCGCTGTATTTCCGCTTCTCGTGGCTGTCGGTCGCCGAGCGCGTCGGCGGCGCGATCCTGTCCGCCGTCAACGTCGCGAAGCTGCGCCGCGAGGCTGAGCGCGACCGCAAGCTCGGCGAGGCCGCGGCGGTGCGCCGCGAAGGCAAGGTCGAAGAGGAGCGCGTGCGCATCGAGGATCACGAGCCGGTGACGATCGTGCCGCCGGTCGTCACGCCGGCGAAGTCCGAGCGCGTCGAGCGCGAGCGCCAGGTGCCGCTGTTCACCGACCTGCCGGGCGATTCGACGCTGCCGCCGGTGTCGCTGCTCGACCCCGCGCCGAAGACGCAGGAAGCGATTTCCGCCGATACGCTCGAATTCACGTCGCGCCTGATCGAGAAGAAGTTGAAGGACTTCGGCGTCGAGGCGAGCGTCGTCGCCGCGTATCCGGGCCCGGTCGTCACGCGCTACGAGATCGAGCCGGCCACCGGCGTGAAGGGCAGCCAGATCGTCAATCTCGCGAAGGATCTCGCGCGCTCGCTGTCGCTCGTGTCGATCCGCGTGGTCGAGACGATCCCCGGCAAGAACTACATGGCGCTCGAGCTGCCGAACCAGCGCCGCCAGACGGTGCACCTGTCCGAGATCATCGGCTCCGAGGTGTATGCGGCCGCGTCGTCGGCGCTGACGCTGAGCCTCGGCAAGGACATCGGCGGCAAGCCGGTGTGCGCGGATCTCGCGAAGATGCCGCACCTGCTGGTGGCCGGTACGACCGGCTCGGGCAAGTCGGTCGGGATCAACGCGATGATCCTGTCGCTGCTGTACAAGGCCACCGCCGAGCAGGTGCGCCTGATCCTGATCGATCCGAAGATGCTCGAAATGAGCGTCTACGAAGGCATTCCGCACCTGCTGTGCCCGGTCGTCACCGACATGCGCCAGGCCGGCCATGCGCTGAACTGGACGGTCGCGGAGATGGAGCGTCGCTACAAGCTGATGAGCAAGCTCGGCGTGCGCAACCTCGCGGGCTACAACAACAAGATCGACGAGGCGGCGAAGCGCGAGGAGAAGATTCCGAACCCGTTCAGCCTGACGCCGGACGATCCTGAGCCGCTCGGCCGCCTGCCGAACATCGTCGTCGTGATCGACGAGCTGGCCGACCTGATGATGGTCGTCGGCAAGAAGGTCGAGGAGCTGATCGCGCGGATCGCGCAGAAGGCGCGTGCTGCCGGCATCCACCTGATTCTCGCGACGCAGCGCCCGTCGGTCGACGTGATCACGGGCCTGATCAAGGCGAACGTGCCGACGCGGATCGCGTTCCAGGTGTCGTCGAAGATCGACTCGCGCACGATTCTCGACCAGATGGGCGCGGAATCGCTGCTCGGGATGGGCGACATGCTCTACCTGCCTCCGGGCTCGGGGCTGCCGGTGCGCGTGCACGGCGCGTTCGTCGCCGATGACGAGGTGCATCGCGTCGTCGAGAAGCTCAAGGAGCAGGGCGAGCCGAATTACGTCGAGGGCCTGCTCGAAGGCGGCACCGCCGACGGCGACGAGGGCTCGGCCGGCGCGGGAACCGGCGAAGGCGGCGGCGAGTCTGATCCGCTGTACGACCAGGCGGTCGAGATCGTCATCAAGAACCGCCGCGCGTCGATCTCGCTCGTGCAGCGCCATCTGCGGATCGGCTACAACCGCGCGGCGCGGCTGCTCGAGCAGATGGAGCAGTCGGGGCTCGTGTCGGCGATGTCGTCGAGCGGCAACCGCGAAATTCTTGTGCCGGCGCGCGACGCGGAATGA
- the lolA gene encoding outer membrane lipoprotein chaperone LolA, whose product MQQLSFVPSLRSTRRWLGAALAGASLMLAATHAFAGGTEQLKAFVSQVRSAKGDFTQQIVKAPAKGASAAQAAPKPTDNSSGTFVFARPGKFIWTYQKPYQQVLQADGDKLYVYDRDLNQVTERKLNGALGASPAAILFGSNDLDKNYTLRDAGEKGGIDWLEMLPKAQDTQFQRIGIGFRNGTLAAMELHDVFGNVTLLTFTNIQTNPPLKGDTFKFVVPKGADVING is encoded by the coding sequence ATGCAGCAACTTTCGTTCGTCCCTTCCCTTCGTTCGACGCGGCGCTGGCTCGGCGCGGCGCTCGCCGGCGCATCGCTGATGCTCGCGGCGACGCACGCGTTCGCGGGCGGCACCGAGCAACTGAAGGCCTTCGTGTCGCAGGTGCGTTCGGCGAAGGGCGATTTCACGCAGCAGATCGTCAAGGCGCCGGCCAAGGGCGCGAGCGCCGCGCAGGCCGCGCCGAAGCCCACTGACAATTCGAGCGGCACGTTCGTGTTCGCGCGGCCCGGCAAGTTCATCTGGACGTACCAGAAGCCGTACCAGCAGGTGCTGCAGGCCGACGGCGACAAACTCTACGTGTACGACCGCGACCTGAACCAGGTCACCGAGCGCAAACTGAACGGCGCGCTGGGCGCGAGCCCGGCCGCGATCCTGTTCGGCAGCAACGATCTCGACAAGAACTACACGCTGCGCGATGCGGGCGAGAAGGGCGGCATCGACTGGCTCGAGATGCTGCCGAAGGCGCAGGACACGCAGTTCCAGCGGATCGGCATCGGCTTCCGGAACGGCACGCTCGCCGCGATGGAGCTGCACGACGTGTTCGGCAACGTCACGCTGCTGACCTTCACGAACATCCAGACGAACCCGCCGCTGAAGGGCGATACGTTCAAGTTCGTCGTGCCGAAGGGCGCGGACGTGATCAACGGCTGA
- a CDS encoding replication-associated recombination protein A: MSDLFQVEPRRPLAEALRPKTLAEVIGQTHLLGEGKPLRLAFESGKPHSMILWGPPGVGKTTLARLTALAFDCEFIALSAVLGGVKDIRESMEQAKDTLNRTGRHTILFVDEIHRFNKGQQDALLPFVESGLVTFIGATTENPSFEVNSALLSRAQVYVLKSLNDDEMRQLLKRAQEIALDGLAFDDKAIDTLVGYADGDARRFLNLVEQAQTAATSAGVATIDADFVSNAMTLNARRFDKGGDNFYDQISALHKSVRGSSPDGALYWFCRMIDGGADPKYLARRIVRMAWEDIGLADPRALQVANDAAETYERLGSPEGELALGQAVIYLACAAKSNAGYNAFNQAMAFVKQDKSREVPVHLRNAPTRLMKELGYGHAYRYAHDEPNAYAAGETYLPDGMREPRWYQPVPRGLESKIAEKLAWLRELDREAGKKD, from the coding sequence ATGTCCGACCTGTTTCAAGTCGAGCCGCGCCGCCCGCTCGCCGAGGCGCTGCGGCCGAAAACGCTCGCCGAGGTGATCGGCCAGACGCATTTGCTGGGCGAAGGCAAGCCGCTGCGGCTCGCGTTCGAATCGGGCAAGCCGCATTCGATGATCCTGTGGGGGCCGCCCGGCGTCGGCAAGACGACGCTCGCGCGGCTCACCGCGCTCGCGTTCGATTGCGAGTTCATCGCGCTGTCCGCGGTGCTCGGCGGCGTGAAGGACATCCGCGAGTCGATGGAGCAGGCGAAGGACACGTTGAACCGTACCGGTCGCCACACGATCCTGTTCGTCGACGAGATCCACCGCTTCAACAAGGGGCAGCAGGATGCGCTGCTGCCGTTCGTCGAGTCGGGCCTCGTGACCTTCATCGGCGCGACGACCGAAAACCCGAGTTTCGAGGTCAATTCGGCATTGCTGTCGCGGGCGCAGGTGTACGTGCTGAAGTCGCTGAACGACGACGAGATGCGCCAGTTGCTGAAGCGCGCGCAGGAAATCGCGCTCGACGGCCTCGCGTTCGACGACAAGGCGATCGATACGCTCGTCGGCTACGCGGACGGCGACGCGCGCCGCTTCCTGAACCTGGTCGAACAGGCGCAGACGGCGGCGACGTCGGCCGGCGTCGCGACCATCGATGCCGATTTCGTCAGCAATGCGATGACGCTGAACGCGCGGCGCTTCGACAAGGGCGGCGACAACTTCTACGACCAGATTTCGGCGCTGCACAAGTCGGTGCGCGGCTCGAGCCCGGACGGCGCGCTGTACTGGTTCTGCCGGATGATCGACGGCGGCGCCGACCCGAAGTATCTCGCGCGGCGCATCGTGCGGATGGCGTGGGAAGACATCGGTCTGGCCGACCCGCGCGCGTTGCAGGTGGCCAACGACGCGGCCGAAACCTACGAGCGGCTCGGCTCGCCGGAAGGCGAACTCGCGCTCGGACAGGCGGTGATCTATCTCGCATGCGCGGCGAAGAGCAACGCCGGCTACAACGCGTTCAACCAGGCGATGGCGTTCGTGAAGCAGGACAAGTCGCGCGAGGTGCCCGTGCATCTGCGCAACGCGCCGACCAGGCTGATGAAGGAGCTCGGCTACGGTCACGCCTATCGTTACGCGCACGACGAGCCGAATGCGTACGCGGCCGGCGAGACGTACCTGCCGGACGGGATGCGCGAGCCGCGCTGGTACCAGCCGGTGCCGCGCGGGCTCGAATCGAAGATCGCCGAGAAGCTTGCTTGGCTGCGCGAGCTCGATCGCGAGGCCGGCAAGAAGGACTGA
- a CDS encoding DUF2164 domain-containing protein: MTIELDKDVRDRAIASLQRYFTENMDEPIGNIQAGALLHFFLQEIAPAIYNLAVADAQERLHARVAELDIECHEEPFEYWKKQQPARKR, encoded by the coding sequence ATGACCATCGAACTCGACAAGGATGTACGCGACCGCGCGATCGCGTCGCTGCAACGCTATTTCACGGAAAACATGGACGAGCCGATCGGCAACATCCAGGCCGGTGCGCTGCTGCATTTCTTCCTCCAGGAAATCGCGCCGGCGATCTACAACCTCGCGGTCGCCGACGCGCAGGAACGCCTGCATGCGCGGGTGGCCGAACTCGACATCGAATGCCACGAAGAGCCGTTCGAATACTGGAAGAAACAGCAACCGGCCCGCAAGCGCTGA
- the serS gene encoding serine--tRNA ligase, translating to MLDIQLLRKDLDGVAKRLADRGYTLDVAAFSALEAERRAIQTHTEELQARRNSLSKQIGAMKGKGEDTSAVMAEVGGIGDDMKASEAKLGEIQARLSDLMLGMPNVAHESVPVGKDEADNVEARRWGTPRQFDFEVKDHVDVGTPLGLDFETGAKLAGARFTMLRGPIARLHRALAQFMIDTHTQQHGYTETYTPYIVNPEILYGTGQLPKFADDMFRVEKGGAENTVTQYLISTSEISLTNTVRESIVDGAALPIKLTAHSPCFRSEAGSYGRDTRGMIRQHQFDKVEMVQVVAPETSYAALDEMVGHAEAILQKLGLPYRVITLCTGDMGFSAAKTFDLEVWLPAQNTYREISSCSNTEAFQARRMQARFRNAQGKPELVHTLNGSGLAVGRTLVAVLENYQNADGSVTVPEVLRPYMGGMERIDAPAQAS from the coding sequence ATGCTCGACATCCAGTTGCTGCGCAAAGACCTCGACGGCGTCGCCAAGCGCCTCGCCGATCGCGGCTACACCCTCGACGTCGCCGCGTTCTCCGCACTCGAAGCGGAACGCCGCGCGATCCAGACCCACACCGAAGAGCTCCAGGCGCGCCGCAACAGCCTGTCGAAGCAGATCGGTGCGATGAAGGGCAAGGGCGAGGACACGTCGGCCGTGATGGCCGAGGTCGGCGGGATCGGCGACGACATGAAGGCGTCGGAAGCCAAGCTCGGCGAGATCCAGGCGCGCCTGTCCGACCTGATGCTGGGCATGCCGAACGTCGCGCACGAGAGCGTGCCGGTCGGCAAGGACGAAGCCGACAACGTCGAGGCGCGCCGCTGGGGCACGCCGCGCCAGTTCGACTTCGAGGTGAAGGATCACGTCGACGTCGGTACGCCGCTCGGCCTCGATTTCGAGACGGGCGCGAAGCTCGCCGGCGCGCGCTTCACGATGCTGCGCGGCCCGATCGCACGCCTGCACCGCGCGCTCGCGCAGTTCATGATCGACACGCACACGCAGCAGCACGGCTATACCGAAACGTACACGCCATACATCGTGAACCCGGAGATCCTGTACGGCACGGGCCAGTTGCCGAAGTTCGCGGACGACATGTTCCGCGTCGAGAAGGGCGGCGCGGAAAACACGGTCACGCAATACCTGATCTCCACGTCCGAGATTTCGCTGACGAACACCGTGCGCGAGTCGATCGTCGACGGCGCCGCGCTGCCGATCAAGCTCACCGCGCATTCCCCGTGCTTCCGTTCGGAAGCCGGTTCGTACGGCCGCGACACGCGCGGGATGATCCGTCAGCACCAGTTCGACAAGGTCGAGATGGTGCAGGTCGTCGCGCCGGAAACGTCGTACGCGGCGCTCGACGAGATGGTCGGCCACGCGGAAGCGATCCTGCAGAAGCTCGGCCTGCCGTACCGCGTGATCACGCTGTGCACGGGCGACATGGGCTTCTCGGCCGCGAAGACGTTCGACCTCGAGGTGTGGCTGCCCGCGCAGAACACCTATCGCGAGATCTCGAGCTGCTCGAACACCGAGGCGTTCCAGGCGCGCCGGATGCAGGCGCGGTTCCGCAACGCGCAGGGCAAGCCGGAGCTCGTGCATACGCTGAACGGTTCGGGTCTGGCGGTCGGCCGCACGCTCGTCGCGGTGCTGGAGAACTACCAGAACGCGGACGGCTCGGTCACGGTGCCGGAAGTGCTGCGTCCGTACATGGGCGGCATGGAGCGGATCGACGCGCCGGCACAGGCGTCCTAA
- a CDS encoding alkane 1-monooxygenase: MAMTNASASGWSDGKRYLWLLGALTITLPILAAQLALSTGLHVFWWFGPLFAFGVIPILDTLIGDDRDNPPEAVVPHLERERYYRYIVYLATFVEYVAFFMCVWIVGTHALAWYDYVGFALSLGAATGISINTAHELGHKTDRFERWLAKITLAPVAYGHFYVEHNRGHHVRVATAEDPASARYGESFWAFLPRTVTGSVRSAWRLEKGRLERLGHSPWTWRNEVLHAWAMTAVVWGIAIALAGKVVIPFLVIQAVYGASLLEVVNYVEHYGLGRRKLPSGRYERCTPQHSWNSNHVVTNLFLYQLQRHADHHANPTRSYQALRHFDDAPQLPAGYATMILFAYVPPLWYRVMNPRVVAHYRGDMAQSNIKPSIRDKVLAQYPAAA, translated from the coding sequence ATGGCAATGACCAACGCATCGGCCTCGGGCTGGTCGGATGGCAAGCGTTATCTGTGGCTGCTCGGCGCGCTGACGATCACGCTGCCGATCCTCGCCGCACAGCTCGCGCTGTCGACGGGCCTTCACGTGTTCTGGTGGTTCGGCCCGCTGTTCGCGTTCGGCGTGATCCCGATCCTCGACACGCTGATCGGCGACGATCGCGACAATCCGCCCGAAGCCGTCGTGCCGCACCTCGAACGCGAACGCTATTACCGGTACATCGTTTATCTCGCGACTTTCGTCGAATACGTCGCCTTCTTCATGTGCGTGTGGATCGTCGGCACGCATGCGCTCGCGTGGTACGACTACGTCGGCTTCGCGCTGTCGCTCGGCGCCGCGACGGGCATCTCGATCAATACCGCGCACGAGCTCGGGCACAAGACCGACCGCTTCGAACGCTGGCTCGCGAAGATCACGCTGGCGCCGGTCGCGTACGGTCACTTCTATGTCGAGCACAATCGCGGCCATCACGTGCGCGTCGCGACCGCCGAGGATCCGGCAAGCGCGCGCTACGGCGAGTCGTTCTGGGCGTTCCTGCCCCGCACGGTGACCGGCAGCGTCCGCTCCGCGTGGCGGCTCGAGAAAGGCCGCCTCGAGCGGCTCGGACATTCGCCGTGGACCTGGCGCAACGAAGTGCTGCACGCGTGGGCGATGACCGCCGTCGTATGGGGCATCGCGATCGCGCTGGCCGGCAAGGTCGTGATCCCGTTCCTCGTGATCCAGGCCGTCTACGGCGCGTCGCTACTCGAGGTGGTGAACTACGTCGAGCACTACGGGCTCGGCCGTCGCAAGCTGCCGAGCGGCCGCTACGAACGCTGCACGCCGCAGCATTCGTGGAACAGCAATCACGTCGTCACGAACCTGTTCCTGTACCAGTTGCAGCGACACGCCGACCATCACGCGAATCCGACGCGCTCTTACCAGGCGCTGCGCCACTTCGACGATGCGCCGCAATTGCCGGCCGGCTACGCGACGATGATCCTGTTCGCGTACGTGCCGCCGCTCTGGTATCGCGTGATGAATCCGCGCGTCGTTGCGCACTATCGCGGCGACATGGCGCAATCGAACATCAAGCCGTCGATCCGCGACAAGGTGCTGGCGCAGTATCCGGCTGCGGCGTGA
- a CDS encoding GNAT family N-acetyltransferase gives MTSAAFRSAPAFENYDLTHAPLSVEANSLLSEGGCACMSSTLTVRRIAADQGGVYRELRAASLREPYAPGEAPEAELLTVEADAASAIAAQRAVSDESTTFLLYTEGHPAGMIGAYFDNTPDRRAFVSELWVAHAVRHLRGGVLLLETATAWLAERGATDVYAWIADANRNAVRFYERAGFGNTGEHAPIARMPGAMKSLFVSQVKH, from the coding sequence ATGACATCCGCCGCCTTTCGATCCGCGCCGGCGTTTGAAAATTACGATTTGACTCATGCCCCGCTTTCGGTTGAAGCTAATAGCTTGCTGTCCGAAGGGGGCTGTGCCTGCATGAGTTCGACCTTGACCGTTCGTCGTATCGCTGCCGATCAGGGCGGCGTGTATCGCGAACTCCGCGCTGCATCGCTGCGTGAGCCCTACGCGCCCGGCGAAGCGCCGGAGGCCGAATTGCTGACCGTCGAAGCGGACGCAGCGTCGGCGATCGCCGCGCAGCGCGCCGTGTCCGACGAGTCGACGACTTTCCTGCTGTACACCGAAGGCCATCCGGCCGGCATGATCGGCGCGTATTTCGACAACACGCCCGATCGGCGCGCGTTCGTCAGCGAACTGTGGGTCGCGCATGCGGTGCGTCACCTGCGCGGCGGCGTGCTGCTGCTGGAGACGGCTACCGCATGGCTCGCCGAGCGCGGCGCCACCGACGTCTACGCGTGGATCGCCGACGCGAACCGCAACGCGGTCCGCTTCTACGAGCGCGCGGGTTTCGGCAACACCGGCGAACATGCGCCGATCGCGCGGATGCCCGGCGCGATGAAATCGCTGTTCGTGTCGCAGGTGAAGCACTGA